Proteins encoded by one window of Pseudonocardia sp. HH130629-09:
- a CDS encoding CoA-acylating methylmalonate-semialdehyde dehydrogenase gives MSEIVEHFVSGKPWTGSSERLSDVYDPNRGTVQRRVRLGMPSDVDEVVEVSAAAQREWAAWNPQRRARVLMRFLTLANEQMDELAALLSSEHGKTLPDARGDIQRGLEVIEFATGAPHLLKGEYSTDAGPGVDVYSMRQPLGVVAAITPFNFPAMIPLWKIGPALACGNAVVLKPSERDPSVPVRIAEMFVEAGLPPGVLNVVHGDKEVVDALLVHPDIAAVGFVGSTPIAEHVYSTATAHGKRAQCFGGAKNHLLVLPDADMDQAADALTGAAWGSAGQRCMAISVAVPVGEQTADLLVAKLAERARNLTVGRSDSETADLGPLVGADADERVRRAIQAGVDEGAELVVDGREVGAPEGGDGGWFMGGSLFDRVTTVMSLYRDEIFGPVLSVVRAANYDEALRVANGHRYGNGVAIFTRDGDAARDFASKVETGMVGVNVPIPVPIAYHTFGGWKASGFGDLNQHGPDSFKFYTRTKTVTSRWPSGIKDGASFVIPTMS, from the coding sequence GTGTCCGAGATCGTCGAGCACTTCGTGTCCGGAAAGCCGTGGACGGGATCGTCGGAACGGTTATCCGACGTGTACGACCCGAACCGCGGGACCGTCCAGCGCCGCGTCCGCCTCGGGATGCCGTCCGATGTGGACGAGGTCGTCGAGGTGTCGGCGGCGGCGCAGCGGGAGTGGGCCGCGTGGAACCCGCAGCGCCGGGCCCGGGTGCTGATGCGCTTCCTGACGCTGGCGAACGAGCAGATGGACGAGCTCGCGGCGCTGCTGTCCTCCGAGCACGGCAAAACGCTGCCGGACGCGCGCGGCGACATCCAGCGCGGTCTCGAGGTCATCGAGTTCGCGACCGGCGCCCCGCACCTGCTGAAGGGCGAGTACTCCACCGACGCGGGCCCGGGCGTCGACGTCTACTCGATGCGCCAGCCGCTCGGCGTCGTCGCCGCTATCACCCCGTTCAACTTCCCGGCGATGATCCCGCTCTGGAAGATCGGACCGGCACTGGCGTGCGGCAACGCCGTCGTGCTCAAGCCGTCCGAGCGTGACCCCTCGGTCCCGGTGCGGATCGCGGAGATGTTCGTCGAGGCGGGCCTCCCGCCGGGTGTGCTGAACGTCGTGCACGGGGACAAGGAGGTCGTCGACGCGCTCCTGGTCCACCCGGACATCGCCGCGGTGGGGTTCGTCGGGTCGACTCCGATCGCGGAGCACGTCTATTCGACGGCGACCGCGCACGGCAAGCGCGCCCAGTGCTTCGGCGGGGCCAAGAACCACCTGCTCGTGCTACCGGACGCGGACATGGACCAGGCCGCCGACGCGCTGACCGGCGCCGCGTGGGGTTCCGCGGGGCAGCGCTGCATGGCGATCTCGGTCGCCGTCCCGGTCGGTGAGCAGACCGCTGACCTGCTCGTAGCCAAGCTCGCCGAGCGTGCCCGGAACCTGACGGTCGGTCGGTCCGACTCGGAGACCGCCGACCTGGGGCCGCTGGTCGGAGCGGACGCGGACGAGCGCGTGCGCCGGGCGATCCAGGCCGGCGTGGACGAGGGTGCCGAGCTCGTCGTGGACGGCCGCGAGGTCGGCGCGCCCGAGGGCGGCGACGGCGGCTGGTTCATGGGTGGCTCGCTGTTCGACCGGGTCACCACGGTCATGTCGCTGTACCGCGACGAGATCTTCGGGCCGGTGCTCTCCGTCGTGCGCGCCGCCAACTACGACGAGGCGCTGCGGGTGGCGAACGGCCACCGGTACGGCAACGGCGTCGCGATCTTCACCCGGGACGGCGACGCCGCCCGCGACTTCGCATCGAAGGTCGAGACCGGCATGGTCGGCGTCAACGTCCCGATCCCGGTGCCGATCGCGTACCACACGTTCGGCGGCTGGAAGGCGTCCGGATTCGGCGACCTGAACCAGCACGGCCCGGACTCGTTCAAGTTCTACACCCGCACCAAGACCGTCACGTCGCGCTGGCCCTCCGGGATCAAGGACGGCGCGTCCTTCGTGATCCCGACGATGTCGTGA